A single region of the Anoplolepis gracilipes chromosome 1, ASM4749672v1, whole genome shotgun sequence genome encodes:
- the LOC140667051 gene encoding dynein axonemal light chain 1 isoform X1, with protein MASTKPTTCKEAIRRWEEENQQEAATATEVILSFQWPPIEKMDNALATLANCEKLSLSTNMIEKISGIASLKNLKILSLGRNLIKGFAGFEALGDTLMELWISYNCIEKMKGIQAMRNLRVLYMSNNLVREWNEFTRLQELPNLRDLVFVGNPLYENHEVEQWRTEVARRLPGLEKLDGEPIIRTEENPISIQSVKTDSPSHDLLEQEPG; from the exons ATGGCATCTACAAAGCCAACTACATGCAAAGAAGCTATACGACGATGGGAAGAGGAGAACCAGCAAGAAGCAGCTACGGCCACAGAAgtaattttaagttttcagTGGCCACCAATAGAAAAGATGGATAATGCATTAGCAACTTTAGCCAATTGCGAGAAACTCTCTCTGTCGACaaatatgattgaaaaaatttcag GTATTGCtagcttaaaaaatttaaaaatcctaTCATTAGGACGTAATTTAATCAAAGGTTTCGCCGGTTTTGAAGCTCTGGGTGATACTCTTATGGAACTTTGGATTTCTTATAATTGCATCGAGAAAATGAAGGGTATTCAAGCAATGAGAAATCTTCGTGTACTATACATGTCTAATAATTTGGTACGAGAATGGAACGAATTTACTAGACTACAAGAACTTCCAAATCTTCGGGATCTAGTTTTCGTTGGCAATCCATTGTATGAAAATCACGAG gtggAACAATGGAGAACCGAAGTTGCACGGCGGTTACCAGGTTTGGAGAAGCTCGATGGTGAACCTATAATACGAACAGAAGAAAATCCAATCTCGATTCAATCAGTTAAAACTGATAGTCCGTCGCACGATTTGCTTGAACAAGAACCTGGATAA
- the LOC140667051 gene encoding dynein axonemal light chain 1 isoform X2 has protein sequence MASTKPTTCKEAIRRWEEENQQEAATATEVILSFQWPPIEKMDNALATLANCEKLSLSTNMIEKISGIASLKNLKILSLGRNLIKGFAGFEALGDTLMELWISYNCIEKMKGIQAMRNLRVLYMSNNLVREWNEFTRLQELPNLRDLVFVGNPLYENHEFFFLGGTMENRSCTAVTRFGEARW, from the exons ATGGCATCTACAAAGCCAACTACATGCAAAGAAGCTATACGACGATGGGAAGAGGAGAACCAGCAAGAAGCAGCTACGGCCACAGAAgtaattttaagttttcagTGGCCACCAATAGAAAAGATGGATAATGCATTAGCAACTTTAGCCAATTGCGAGAAACTCTCTCTGTCGACaaatatgattgaaaaaatttcag GTATTGCtagcttaaaaaatttaaaaatcctaTCATTAGGACGTAATTTAATCAAAGGTTTCGCCGGTTTTGAAGCTCTGGGTGATACTCTTATGGAACTTTGGATTTCTTATAATTGCATCGAGAAAATGAAGGGTATTCAAGCAATGAGAAATCTTCGTGTACTATACATGTCTAATAATTTGGTACGAGAATGGAACGAATTTACTAGACTACAAGAACTTCCAAATCTTCGGGATCTAGTTTTCGTTGGCAATCCATTGTATGAAAATCACGAG tttttttttttaggtggAACAATGGAGAACCGAAGTTGCACGGCGGTTACCAGGTTTGGAGAAGCTCGATGGTGA